One window from the genome of Sulfurimonas hongkongensis encodes:
- a CDS encoding prepilin-type N-terminal cleavage/methylation domain-containing protein, with protein sequence MVKRTKQPNRGAFTLIELIFAIVIISISVVSLPMMIQVNNKSMEDSMVQEAIFAASAELMGASAGYWDANSMADNAVSNLSRVIDIGSTCENNSSSPTNRLRPGHIAQPLHRRCVDDLITVVSPANTLSNTYPNLNNAEHISKPIFLNPNPQTSGYKNDYNSSLDIVQADNIKFIEINVTDTAGNLVTRLRMQSANIGEIDYYKRTF encoded by the coding sequence GTGGTAAAGAGAACAAAGCAACCAAATAGAGGAGCTTTTACACTAATAGAATTAATTTTTGCTATTGTAATTATTTCTATATCTGTCGTCTCTCTGCCGATGATGATTCAAGTCAACAATAAAAGCATGGAAGATAGTATGGTTCAAGAAGCTATCTTTGCAGCTTCTGCTGAACTTATGGGTGCGTCTGCGGGGTACTGGGATGCAAACTCCATGGCTGATAATGCTGTAAGTAATCTCTCAAGAGTTATCGACATTGGCTCTACTTGCGAAAACAATAGCAGTAGTCCAACAAACAGGCTTAGACCTGGACATATAGCCCAGCCTCTGCATAGAAGATGTGTAGATGATTTAATTACAGTTGTTTCTCCAGCAAATACTTTAAGCAACACCTATCCAAATCTAAATAATGCTGAGCATATAAGTAAGCCAATATTTCTTAACCCTAATCCGCAAACAAGTGGATATAAAAACGATTATAATAGCTCTCTAGATATCGTACAAGCAGACAATATTAAATTTATTGAAATCAATGTAACAGATACGGCTGGAAACTTAGTAACTAGACTTAGAATGCAGAGTGCTAACATCGGCGAAATAGACTACTATAAGAGGACCTTTTAG
- a CDS encoding response regulator: protein MPEQDLVVLIVDDDLINLKLLKSMLMKSGSVKEVVEVRNGAEAIDTLKSRDDINLILLDIIMPVMGGIEMLKVVRADDNLNQLPIIVLTTDETKKSEALECGANDFLMKPIRNNDLIKKISAVLI, encoded by the coding sequence ATGCCAGAACAAGACTTAGTAGTGTTGATAGTAGATGATGATTTGATAAATCTCAAACTACTCAAATCAATGCTAATGAAAAGCGGAAGTGTAAAAGAGGTTGTTGAGGTTAGAAATGGTGCTGAGGCAATAGATACTTTAAAATCAAGAGATGATATCAACCTAATACTCTTAGATATTATTATGCCAGTTATGGGTGGCATAGAGATGTTAAAAGTTGTTCGTGCAGATGATAATCTTAATCAACTGCCAATTATTGTCTTAACAACTGATGAGACGAAAAAAAGTGAAGCTTTAGAGTGCGGAGCAAATGATTTTTTAATGAAACCTATTCGAAATAACGACCTTATCAAAAAAATATCAGCCGTGTTAATATGA
- the lon gene encoding endopeptidase La, with protein sequence MKLSNYGEFPADIPVIAEDELFLYPFMISPLFLSDENNIDAATLAMEDSSLVIVCPTKPGEEGKRDFSSLYSAGVVGSIMRKVALPDGRVKVLFQGLARAQMLYEVQASPLIAKVDVLEATNISSLKIDAILEIVREKVRTLAGVSNYFPPDLLRTIEENHDHNRIIDLICSTVKLKKEQAYKLFVEIDTEKRFLLLIDYLIEEIEANKLQKEIRSKVHTHIEKVNKEYFLKEQLKQIQKELGTDTARDEEIEEYRKKLEAKKDKMSEDSYKEVSKQIDRFSRMHPDSSDASMTQTYLDWTLDIPFGEFAKKALKIKDVEDQLDKDHFSLEKPKKRIIEYFAVKELLELRGASSDSAGAILCFSGPPGVGKTSLANSIAVALKRPLVRIALGGLEDVNELRGHRRTYVGAMPGRITQGLIDAKKMNPVVVLDEIDKVSRSQRGDPTAALLEILDPEQNKEFRDYYLNFDIDLSKVIFIATANDLARIPAPLRDRMEFISISSYTPQEKLEIATRYLIPQELKKHGLKKSEVNISKPALKEIIHSYTREAGVRNLRRRLADISRKVALEMLQDSNINRVSVTVKNLKKFFDKSVFEIEKTTKIPVVGVVNGLAWTAVGGDILKIESIKIKGKGNLQLTGSLGEVMKESARIALSVVKTLIDDKKLKINLEKIPLTFKEKEDKIVIDASEIYKRYDLHIHVPDGATPKDGPSAGIALVSAIASILSDQKVRSEIAMTGEVSLSGDVLAIGGLKEKLIAAHKAAITKVLIPAKNYERDLEDIPQEVRDSLEIVGVSRIEEVLKEILIKEES encoded by the coding sequence ATGAAACTAAGCAACTATGGAGAATTTCCAGCAGATATACCAGTTATAGCAGAAGATGAACTTTTTTTATACCCTTTTATGATATCACCACTTTTTTTAAGCGATGAAAACAACATAGATGCAGCAACCCTTGCTATGGAAGATAGCTCTTTAGTTATCGTGTGCCCTACAAAGCCCGGCGAAGAGGGTAAAAGGGACTTTAGCTCACTTTATAGTGCTGGGGTTGTTGGCTCTATTATGAGAAAAGTAGCTCTCCCTGATGGTAGAGTAAAAGTTCTGTTTCAAGGTTTAGCTCGTGCACAAATGCTCTACGAAGTACAAGCATCTCCTCTTATAGCAAAAGTAGATGTATTAGAAGCTACAAATATAAGCTCACTAAAGATAGATGCCATTCTTGAAATTGTTCGAGAAAAAGTAAGAACACTTGCAGGTGTAAGTAACTATTTTCCACCAGATCTACTTAGAACCATAGAAGAAAATCACGACCACAACAGAATAATAGATTTGATTTGCAGTACAGTTAAGCTAAAAAAAGAGCAGGCTTATAAACTCTTTGTTGAGATAGATACAGAGAAGAGGTTTTTACTCCTAATAGACTACCTTATAGAAGAGATAGAGGCAAATAAGCTCCAAAAAGAGATAAGAAGCAAAGTTCACACCCATATAGAAAAAGTAAACAAAGAGTACTTTTTAAAAGAGCAGTTAAAGCAGATTCAAAAAGAGTTAGGGACTGATACTGCAAGGGATGAAGAGATAGAAGAGTATCGCAAAAAACTTGAAGCCAAAAAGGACAAGATGAGCGAAGACTCTTATAAAGAAGTCTCAAAGCAGATAGATAGATTTTCAAGAATGCACCCTGACTCTTCTGATGCTTCTATGACTCAAACGTATTTGGACTGGACTCTTGATATTCCTTTTGGGGAGTTTGCAAAAAAAGCTCTTAAGATAAAAGATGTAGAGGACCAGCTAGATAAAGATCACTTCTCGCTTGAAAAACCAAAAAAGAGAATAATTGAATACTTTGCAGTAAAAGAACTCTTAGAACTAAGGGGAGCATCAAGCGATAGTGCAGGTGCAATTCTTTGTTTTTCTGGACCTCCTGGTGTTGGTAAAACATCTTTAGCAAACTCCATAGCTGTAGCTCTTAAGCGTCCACTTGTAAGGATTGCACTAGGCGGGCTTGAAGATGTAAATGAGCTTAGGGGCCATAGAAGAACCTATGTAGGAGCGATGCCAGGACGTATAACTCAAGGGCTTATAGATGCTAAGAAGATGAACCCTGTTGTTGTTTTAGATGAGATAGACAAAGTATCAAGATCTCAAAGAGGCGATCCAACTGCTGCACTTTTAGAGATACTAGATCCTGAACAAAACAAAGAGTTTAGAGATTACTATCTTAACTTTGATATAGATTTAAGCAAGGTTATTTTTATAGCTACTGCAAATGATTTGGCTCGCATACCAGCACCTCTAAGAGATAGAATGGAGTTTATAAGCATAAGCTCATACACTCCTCAAGAGAAGCTTGAAATTGCAACAAGATACTTAATACCACAAGAGCTTAAAAAACACGGGCTTAAAAAGAGTGAGGTAAATATCTCAAAACCAGCTCTAAAAGAGATAATACATAGCTATACAAGAGAAGCAGGAGTAAGAAACCTTCGCCGCCGTCTAGCTGACATCTCAAGAAAAGTGGCTCTAGAGATGCTACAAGACTCTAACATCAACAGAGTCTCTGTAACTGTAAAAAATCTTAAAAAGTTTTTTGACAAAAGTGTTTTTGAGATTGAAAAAACAACGAAAATCCCTGTAGTTGGTGTTGTAAATGGACTTGCTTGGACAGCAGTTGGTGGAGATATCTTAAAAATAGAGAGCATTAAGATAAAAGGCAAAGGCAACTTACAGCTAACAGGTAGCTTAGGCGAAGTTATGAAAGAGAGTGCAAGGATTGCTCTGAGTGTAGTTAAAACACTTATAGATGATAAAAAACTAAAAATAAACTTAGAAAAAATTCCTCTAACTTTTAAGGAAAAAGAGGACAAGATTGTGATAGATGCAAGTGAGATATACAAACGCTATGATCTACATATCCATGTCCCAGATGGTGCTACTCCAAAAGATGGTCCTAGTGCTGGGATAGCTTTAGTTAGCGCTATTGCATCGATACTAAGCGATCAAAAAGTTCGTTCAGAAATTGCTATGACTGGAGAGGTCTCACTTAGTGGAGATGTACTTGCTATAGGAGGACTAAAAGAGAAGCTTATCGCTGCGCACAAAGCTGCTATAACTAAAGTTCTTATCCCAGCTAAAAACTATGAAAGAGACTTAGAAGATATTCCACAAGAAGTAAGAGACTCTTTAGAGATTGTTGGAGTTAGTAGGATTGAAGAGGTTTTAAAAGAGATTTTAATTAAAGAGGAGTCTTAA
- the bamD gene encoding outer membrane protein assembly factor BamD encodes MKLKHTFLFMAFASILFLGGCSKELEEYNKPAIYWYGKIVKYISQGDLERADNYYSSLQGEHIGSPLLPEATMILAIAHMHYEEYLLSEHFLNEYIKRYATINEKEDAEFLKIKAKYLALPNPRRDQALIEDAIKEAKKFKLRYPNSMYYALVNTMQTRLLMAEAALNETIADLYERLDKPKGAEYYRALKPQPWVNWDEIDRAQAPWYRAWFEGDGTQSWYGFMVPDTKSVVSRNSVVDDKQQATKEPVKQEKSQEKKKSLSQYQKDELQKAQNLRDKGIISEDEFESLREKILKL; translated from the coding sequence ATGAAACTAAAACATACTTTTCTTTTTATGGCATTTGCCTCTATACTTTTTTTAGGTGGATGCTCTAAAGAGCTAGAAGAGTACAATAAACCTGCTATATATTGGTATGGAAAGATTGTAAAATACATCTCTCAAGGAGACTTAGAGAGAGCTGACAACTACTATAGTTCACTTCAAGGCGAGCATATCGGTTCGCCTCTTCTTCCTGAAGCTACAATGATTTTAGCCATAGCTCATATGCACTATGAAGAGTATCTACTTAGTGAGCATTTTTTAAATGAGTATATAAAGAGGTATGCAACTATAAATGAGAAAGAAGATGCAGAGTTTTTAAAGATAAAAGCAAAATACTTGGCTCTTCCAAATCCAAGAAGAGACCAAGCTCTCATTGAAGATGCGATAAAAGAGGCTAAAAAGTTTAAACTACGCTATCCAAACTCTATGTATTACGCCCTTGTAAATACGATGCAGACTCGTCTTTTGATGGCTGAAGCTGCTCTAAATGAGACCATTGCAGACCTATATGAGAGACTTGACAAACCAAAGGGAGCCGAGTATTATAGAGCCTTAAAACCTCAACCTTGGGTGAATTGGGATGAGATAGACAGAGCACAGGCTCCATGGTATCGTGCGTGGTTTGAGGGAGATGGAACCCAGAGTTGGTATGGTTTTATGGTCCCTGACACCAAGAGCGTTGTGTCAAGAAACTCTGTTGTTGATGATAAACAGCAAGCTACTAAAGAACCAGTAAAGCAAGAAAAATCACAAGAGAAAAAAAAGAGCCTAAGTCAATATCAAAAAGATGAACTTCAAAAGGCACAAAATTTAAGAGACAAAGGCATCATAAGTGAAGATGAGTTTGAGTCTCTAAGAGAAAAAATATTAAAACTTTAA
- the fliW gene encoding flagellar assembly protein FliW: MKFNICVPFLGFENVKEVELEKIDDVFMKMTSCEDERISFTLIDPFVLREYDFEVPRGVKEKLEIDKNSNLLILNIVLIQTPIESSVVNFIGPLIFNTDNKKVAQIILGESTKYGVAEKISSFLKK; the protein is encoded by the coding sequence ATGAAATTTAATATATGTGTGCCTTTTTTGGGTTTTGAAAATGTCAAAGAGGTTGAGCTAGAGAAGATTGATGATGTTTTTATGAAGATGACTTCATGCGAAGATGAGAGAATTTCTTTTACTCTTATAGATCCTTTTGTTCTTAGAGAGTATGACTTTGAAGTGCCACGTGGCGTTAAAGAAAAGCTTGAAATTGACAAAAACTCAAATCTTCTTATCTTAAATATCGTCCTCATTCAAACCCCAATAGAGAGTTCAGTAGTAAACTTCATAGGACCACTTATCTTTAACACAGATAACAAAAAAGTAGCACAGATCATCTTAGGAGAATCGACTAAATACGGAGTGGCTGAGAAAATATCCTCATTTTTAAAGAAATAA
- a CDS encoding prepilin-type N-terminal cleavage/methylation domain-containing protein, giving the protein MKNRFAFTMIELIFVIVIMGILAKFGVEFLAQAYNNFILSKTNNALQSQSAAAVETIASRLQYRIKDSIIARENALNFQALPSSTYGDNARVLEWVASDIEGFRGNKWPLWSGIIDLNASTATLLKSPETNTTALNAQIESLSYNDSTINDAALYFVGSDSDINGYGWGGAITDQNSVMHPIRAGSIDEFVPVRGDNGNANDFVGIDVYEYYQLAWTAYAVVHSADGNLTLHYDYQPWQGESYIGANTKRALIMQNVSTFRFKAIGSVVKIQVCVDGNITDGGYSICKEKTIF; this is encoded by the coding sequence GTGAAAAATCGTTTTGCATTTACAATGATAGAACTCATCTTTGTGATAGTGATAATGGGAATTTTGGCTAAGTTTGGTGTAGAGTTTTTAGCACAAGCTTATAATAATTTTATACTCTCAAAAACCAACAATGCCCTACAATCCCAAAGCGCTGCGGCAGTAGAGACTATCGCTTCAAGGTTACAGTATCGCATTAAAGACTCTATAATTGCCAGAGAAAATGCTCTAAACTTTCAAGCACTCCCAAGCTCTACTTATGGAGATAACGCTAGAGTTTTAGAGTGGGTAGCGAGTGATATAGAGGGTTTTCGTGGTAACAAATGGCCACTATGGAGCGGTATTATAGACTTAAATGCTTCAACAGCTACTCTTTTGAAGTCTCCAGAGACAAACACAACAGCACTAAATGCACAGATTGAATCACTCTCTTATAATGATTCTACTATTAATGATGCGGCTTTGTATTTCGTAGGCTCTGATAGTGATATAAATGGATATGGTTGGGGTGGAGCTATAACAGATCAAAATTCTGTAATGCATCCCATTAGAGCTGGTAGTATTGATGAGTTTGTTCCTGTTCGTGGAGATAATGGAAATGCTAACGATTTTGTGGGGATTGATGTATATGAGTACTATCAACTAGCCTGGACAGCTTATGCTGTGGTTCACTCAGCTGATGGTAACTTAACCCTGCATTATGACTATCAGCCATGGCAAGGAGAGAGTTATATTGGTGCCAATACTAAAAGAGCGTTGATTATGCAAAATGTAAGCACATTTAGATTTAAAGCCATCGGCTCTGTTGTTAAGATACAAGTATGTGTAGATGGTAATATTACAGATGGAGGTTACTCTATATGCAAAGAAAAAACTATATTTTAA
- a CDS encoding hybrid sensor histidine kinase/response regulator, with product MQLGLKNRLKLISLFPITILFFLTSYYLYNSYKDYSSAKNLHDKIIENRYLNEIIGNIARERGMTAMYLGNPSQNILQSLNEQRKIVDEKFKDYFNQIQNKSHKHSDGEDNCPTCQSTKTIQGTLGQIQTARNLVDNNKITFNDVFTNIYAKAQKVLIAELKQITEYQIDKDINELYSVYMSMVNAKEHSGIERGYMSYIISRSEKLKERDLNIWISIIGKADSMAYKSLRNKKLLKELSALFENEDAVELFEDINTERTAIISDSQKGNYDISSGIWFTMHSEKINIITSAEDLLLTQMVERALKVQEESLWLLVIVLTIWVITLILATLGYFLSEEITRNIKNLEEVLKRVADDTGDQRDTAEINLQTADGTAQAYDLLERIIEQTKRDKEAAQEASEAKSMFLANMSHEIRTPLNGIVGFTELLKDTGLEEEQSEFVEIIEKSSENLLQIINNILDLSKIESNKLEIEDIAFDPIVEFESAVEVYGVRASEKHIDLGCFIDPSLEQPLNGDPTKLKEVIINLLSNAIKFTSSGGFINVNIRKQESNVEGVTRVKFEVQDNGIGVTSEQKSRIFEAFSQADTSITRKYGGTGLGLTISSRFIELMGGHLDIHSEVGSGTTFFFTIDFEEAEPLSVSLRGKFSNINALLLDDTHKTKTQGKYLKEYLEFYGVNYASFTKFDELLALSKSSDYDLVFVDYAYTQDDELPRYSELAQALVLLTKSYYMKKIDSLHIDIFKTIYEPLNISKIKATLENYSNKNFSASKVKEEKPKEFDPDATKFKAKALVAEDNIINQKLIKRTLEDLGLSVTLANNGLEAFSKRKDGDFDIIFMDIQMPILDGVEATAEILNYEEDFGKPHIPILALTANALKGDRERFLEAGLDEYTTKPLVRSEIVNLLTQFLADKIVGIDEDSEEDHDEKIVTGYKEQNQDTNTIEDVKEDESFIQIDEIKAQYKADILLAKKSPFEAKLYAQLLNSLGYTYESVDSYSKLQELADANSYRVILFDKELDDLNLEKLSIDTKALSKERDLATYLVLINDPSQRDESDDSRYVDELIKNLVNKDLLRLVLEKFI from the coding sequence ATGCAATTAGGTTTAAAAAACAGACTTAAACTAATCAGTTTATTTCCTATAACGATTCTTTTTTTCTTAACGAGTTACTACCTGTATAACTCATATAAAGATTATAGCAGTGCAAAAAATCTTCATGATAAGATTATTGAAAATAGGTACTTAAACGAGATAATTGGCAATATAGCACGAGAGAGAGGTATGACTGCGATGTATCTTGGAAATCCATCGCAAAATATCTTGCAATCTTTAAACGAGCAGAGAAAAATAGTAGATGAAAAATTTAAAGATTACTTTAACCAGATCCAAAATAAGTCACATAAACACTCAGATGGAGAAGATAACTGTCCTACCTGCCAAAGCACTAAAACTATACAAGGAACTTTAGGGCAGATTCAAACAGCAAGGAATCTTGTAGATAACAATAAAATAACTTTTAATGATGTTTTTACAAATATTTATGCAAAGGCTCAAAAAGTACTTATCGCTGAGTTAAAACAGATCACGGAGTATCAAATAGACAAAGATATAAATGAACTTTATTCAGTCTATATGTCAATGGTTAATGCAAAAGAGCATAGTGGGATAGAGAGAGGGTATATGTCATATATCATCTCTCGTTCAGAAAAACTCAAAGAGAGAGACTTAAATATCTGGATATCCATTATCGGTAAAGCAGACTCTATGGCCTACAAATCACTTCGTAATAAAAAACTCTTAAAGGAACTAAGCGCTCTCTTTGAAAATGAAGATGCAGTTGAACTCTTTGAAGATATAAATACAGAAAGAACCGCCATCATATCTGATAGTCAAAAAGGAAACTATGATATAAGCTCAGGTATTTGGTTTACAATGCACTCTGAAAAAATCAACATAATTACAAGTGCAGAAGATTTACTTTTAACTCAGATGGTTGAGAGAGCCTTAAAGGTCCAAGAAGAGTCTCTTTGGCTTCTTGTAATTGTCCTAACAATATGGGTGATTACACTTATCTTAGCGACACTTGGTTACTTCCTCTCAGAAGAGATTACTAGAAATATTAAAAATCTAGAAGAGGTTCTTAAAAGAGTCGCAGATGATACAGGTGATCAAAGAGATACAGCGGAGATAAACTTACAAACTGCAGATGGTACAGCTCAAGCGTATGATCTACTTGAGAGAATAATTGAGCAGACAAAAAGAGATAAAGAAGCAGCGCAAGAAGCGAGTGAAGCTAAGTCTATGTTCTTGGCTAATATGTCGCACGAGATTCGTACACCTCTAAACGGAATAGTTGGCTTTACAGAGCTTTTAAAAGATACAGGCTTAGAAGAAGAGCAGAGTGAGTTTGTAGAAATCATAGAAAAATCATCTGAAAATCTTCTGCAAATTATCAACAACATCCTAGACTTATCAAAAATTGAGAGCAATAAGCTTGAAATTGAAGATATAGCTTTTGACCCTATTGTTGAGTTTGAGAGTGCGGTTGAAGTTTATGGTGTTCGTGCAAGTGAAAAACATATAGATTTGGGTTGTTTTATAGACCCTTCTCTTGAACAACCTTTAAATGGAGATCCAACAAAACTAAAAGAGGTTATTATAAACCTTCTCTCAAATGCAATTAAGTTCACTAGTAGCGGAGGTTTTATAAATGTTAATATTAGAAAGCAAGAGAGCAATGTAGAGGGTGTAACAAGAGTTAAATTTGAAGTTCAAGATAACGGTATTGGTGTAACTAGTGAACAAAAATCAAGAATTTTTGAAGCATTTTCACAAGCTGACACCTCGATTACTCGTAAGTATGGTGGTACAGGATTAGGGCTTACAATCTCAAGTAGATTTATTGAACTTATGGGCGGTCATCTTGACATTCATAGCGAAGTTGGCTCAGGAACAACCTTTTTCTTTACTATTGATTTTGAAGAAGCGGAGCCATTAAGCGTTAGCTTAAGAGGAAAATTTTCAAACATTAATGCACTTTTGCTCGACGATACTCATAAAACAAAAACTCAAGGGAAGTATCTTAAAGAGTATTTAGAATTTTATGGTGTAAACTATGCAAGTTTTACGAAGTTTGATGAGTTATTAGCTCTTAGTAAATCCTCTGATTATGACTTAGTATTTGTTGATTATGCTTATACTCAGGACGATGAGTTACCTCGTTATTCTGAACTTGCTCAGGCTCTAGTGCTTTTAACTAAATCTTACTATATGAAAAAAATAGACTCTCTACATATAGATATATTTAAAACTATCTATGAACCTTTAAATATTTCTAAGATTAAAGCTACACTAGAAAACTACTCAAACAAAAATTTTAGTGCGAGCAAGGTTAAAGAAGAAAAACCAAAAGAGTTTGATCCTGATGCTACAAAATTTAAAGCAAAAGCTTTAGTTGCAGAGGATAACATTATAAATCAAAAACTTATCAAAAGGACTCTTGAGGATTTAGGATTGAGCGTGACTTTAGCAAACAATGGTCTTGAAGCTTTTTCTAAAAGAAAAGATGGAGATTTTGATATTATTTTTATGGATATACAGATGCCAATCTTAGATGGGGTTGAAGCTACAGCTGAGATACTAAACTATGAAGAAGATTTTGGTAAACCTCATATACCAATTTTAGCACTAACCGCAAATGCTCTAAAGGGAGATAGAGAGAGATTCTTAGAAGCTGGACTTGATGAGTATACAACTAAGCCTCTAGTTCGCTCTGAGATAGTTAATCTATTAACCCAATTTTTAGCGGATAAAATAGTAGGTATAGATGAAGATAGCGAAGAAGACCATGATGAAAAAATTGTAACTGGGTATAAAGAACAAAATCAAGATACAAATACTATAGAAGATGTTAAAGAGGATGAAAGTTTTATTCAAATCGATGAAATCAAAGCACAATATAAGGCTGATATATTATTGGCTAAAAAAAGTCCTTTTGAAGCAAAACTATATGCTCAGCTTCTAAATTCGCTAGGTTATACATATGAGAGCGTAGACTCTTACAGTAAACTTCAAGAATTAGCAGATGCCAACAGTTACAGAGTGATACTTTTTGATAAAGAGTTAGATGATTTAAATCTAGAAAAACTCTCTATCGATACAAAAGCACTGAGTAAAGAGAGAGATCTTGCAACATACTTAGTACTTATTAATGATCCATCACAAAGAGATGAGTCAGATGATAGTAGATATGTTGATGAGTTGATCAAAAATTTAGTAAACAAAGACCTCTTGCGTCTTGTTTTAGAAAAATTTATTTAA
- a CDS encoding PAS domain-containing protein — MNRVVPVDKEYTPEGSVMICEMDLEGIITFANRKFCEVSAYGLNELVEKNHSITRHPDMPEAIFTKMWQALRDSQTWNAIVKNIRKDGHYYWTETEIMPIYDENNRVKGYMSAKRVASRKNIQEAEELYEKMLES, encoded by the coding sequence ATGAATAGAGTAGTGCCAGTTGATAAAGAGTATACTCCTGAGGGGAGTGTGATGATATGTGAAATGGACCTAGAAGGTATCATAACTTTTGCAAACAGAAAATTTTGTGAAGTCTCTGCTTATGGGCTTAATGAGCTTGTTGAAAAAAATCACTCCATAACTAGGCATCCTGATATGCCAGAAGCGATATTTACAAAGATGTGGCAAGCCTTAAGGGACTCTCAAACATGGAATGCGATAGTAAAAAATATTCGTAAAGATGGACATTATTATTGGACTGAAACAGAGATAATGCCAATATATGATGAAAATAATAGAGTAAAAGGCTATATGAGTGCTAAAAGAGTTGCTTCAAGAAAAAATATTCAAGAGGCAGAAGAACTTTATGAAAAAATGCTTGAAAGTTAA
- a CDS encoding Hpt domain-containing protein: MLIYNHQKEFVGIDESNLKTLGFSTLSELIKEAEDFADLFVKTPGYIHNFKHVHWIDFVTCAESNQESKVIINVNGKNFRCNLDIRGIYLKDDPSNMGYAVNLVNLRVLSQTEQELAKKGIEQKPAVKPIAPSDEEEQQEQKEIKKEYIKAKQDEFEVDGTISIDDFDTFEDPIKDVYEEEPPDLEYENRQVPKEIKKKPLAPLYGQVLEVGSDYVYDPQLASDELGLPLELIEEFVQDFIAQANDFKVDLYNSLSDQNIDNVKILSHKLKGVAANLRIEDAFEVLTTVNSSEDLLEIEQNLNMFYEMVDKLDKKKYSKEKMPTQENLQREADEDSEDEMILSFKDEKIIKDSDIPKKIEMPELADDDFISLELDEDIFKEAKETQQEQEKIEIQKDTQVYYDRVKAANEIGIDVQDFNELFDDFIREAKEYALQIQKAIERSDFETSKSSSIKLKRMCETMRIDSFDKELDSIVKTEDKNTIEQNIADIKTKLHLISSMED, from the coding sequence ATGCTAATATATAACCACCAAAAAGAGTTTGTAGGGATTGATGAGTCCAACCTCAAAACTTTAGGTTTTTCTACCTTGTCTGAGCTAATAAAAGAAGCAGAAGATTTTGCAGACCTATTTGTAAAAACGCCTGGCTATATTCACAACTTTAAACATGTACATTGGATAGATTTTGTTACATGTGCAGAATCAAATCAAGAATCAAAAGTCATCATCAATGTAAATGGTAAAAATTTTAGATGCAACTTAGATATTAGAGGAATCTACTTAAAAGATGATCCTAGTAATATGGGATATGCTGTAAATCTTGTGAATCTTAGAGTTTTGAGTCAAACAGAACAAGAGTTGGCAAAAAAAGGTATAGAACAAAAGCCAGCTGTTAAGCCTATTGCTCCATCAGATGAAGAAGAACAACAAGAGCAAAAAGAGATTAAAAAAGAGTATATTAAGGCAAAGCAGGATGAGTTTGAGGTAGATGGTACTATATCTATAGATGATTTTGATACATTTGAAGATCCAATAAAAGATGTTTATGAAGAAGAGCCGCCAGATTTAGAATATGAAAACAGACAAGTTCCAAAAGAGATAAAAAAGAAGCCTCTAGCTCCACTTTATGGTCAAGTTTTAGAAGTTGGAAGTGATTATGTTTACGACCCACAATTAGCAAGTGATGAACTTGGACTCCCACTAGAACTTATAGAGGAGTTTGTTCAAGACTTTATAGCTCAAGCAAATGACTTCAAAGTAGACTTGTATAACTCACTAAGTGATCAAAATATAGATAATGTAAAGATACTCTCTCATAAATTAAAAGGAGTAGCCGCAAATCTTCGTATAGAAGATGCTTTTGAGGTTTTAACTACAGTAAATAGCTCTGAGGATCTCTTAGAGATCGAACAAAATTTAAATATGTTCTATGAAATGGTAGATAAACTAGACAAGAAAAAATACTCAAAAGAGAAGATGCCAACACAAGAAAACTTGCAAAGAGAAGCTGATGAAGATAGTGAAGATGAGATGATTTTAAGCTTTAAAGATGAAAAGATTATCAAAGACTCAGATATTCCTAAAAAAATAGAGATGCCAGAATTAGCAGACGATGACTTTATAAGTCTTGAGTTGGATGAAGATATTTTTAAAGAGGCTAAAGAAACTCAACAAGAACAAGAAAAAATAGAGATTCAAAAAGATACTCAAGTTTATTATGATAGAGTTAAGGCTGCTAATGAGATAGGGATAGATGTTCAAGACTTTAATGAACTTTTTGATGATTTTATTCGTGAAGCAAAAGAGTACGCTCTGCAGATACAAAAAGCTATAGAGCGTAGTGATTTTGAAACATCTAAAAGTAGCTCTATTAAGCTCAAAAGAATGTGTGAGACTATGAGAATAGATAGTTTTGATAAAGAGCTAGACTCTATAGTAAAAACAGAAGATAAAAATACGATAGAGCAAAATATAGCAGATATAAAGACAAAACTGCATCTTATATCAAGTATGGAGGATTAA